In Streptomyces alboniger, the following are encoded in one genomic region:
- the gatB gene encoding Asp-tRNA(Asn)/Glu-tRNA(Gln) amidotransferase subunit GatB, with product MTVTTDLVSYEDALATYDPVMGLEVHVELGTKTKMFCGCSTTLKQGANSQTCPTCLGLPGALPVVNEIGVESAIKIGLALHCEIAEWCRFARKNYFYPDMPKNFQTSQYDEPIAFNGYLDVQLEDGEVFRVEIERAHMEEDTGKSTHVGGATGRIHGASHSLLDYNRAGIPLIEIVTKPIEGAGERAPEVAKAYVAELRELIKALGVSEARMDKGQMRCDVNLSLRPKGQEKFGTRSETKNVNSLRSVERAARFEIQRHAAVLSSGGTIIQETRHFHEEDGSTTSGRIKDNAEDYRYFPEPDLVPVAPSREWVEELRAGLPELPRLRRNRLREEWGISEHDMQSILNADAIGPIVATVNAGADAASARKWWMGELARHANEQGVELGALPITPEHVARVTELVASGDLNDKLARQVIEGVLKGEGTPDEVVEKRGLKVVSDEGALTAAVDEAIAGNAAIAEKIRGGKVAAVGALVGAVMKATRGQADAARVKELILEKLGVSEG from the coding sequence GTGACTGTCACTACCGACCTGGTGTCGTACGAGGATGCCCTCGCGACGTACGACCCCGTCATGGGCCTTGAGGTCCATGTCGAGCTGGGCACCAAGACCAAGATGTTCTGCGGCTGCTCGACCACGCTCAAGCAGGGTGCGAACAGCCAGACCTGCCCGACCTGCCTCGGCCTGCCCGGCGCGCTGCCGGTCGTGAACGAGATCGGCGTCGAGTCCGCCATCAAGATCGGTCTCGCGCTGCACTGCGAGATCGCCGAGTGGTGCCGCTTCGCCCGGAAGAACTACTTCTATCCGGACATGCCGAAGAACTTCCAGACCTCCCAGTACGACGAGCCGATCGCCTTCAACGGCTATCTGGACGTCCAGCTGGAGGACGGCGAGGTCTTCCGCGTGGAGATCGAGCGCGCCCACATGGAGGAGGACACCGGCAAGTCCACGCACGTGGGCGGCGCGACGGGCCGTATCCACGGCGCCTCGCACTCGCTCCTGGACTACAACCGCGCCGGCATCCCGCTCATCGAGATCGTCACCAAGCCGATCGAGGGCGCGGGCGAGCGCGCCCCCGAGGTCGCCAAGGCGTACGTCGCCGAACTGCGCGAGCTGATCAAGGCGCTCGGCGTCTCCGAGGCCCGCATGGACAAGGGCCAGATGCGCTGCGACGTGAACCTCTCCCTGCGCCCCAAGGGCCAGGAGAAGTTCGGCACGCGCAGCGAGACGAAGAACGTGAACTCGCTGCGTTCCGTGGAGCGCGCGGCGCGCTTCGAGATCCAGCGCCACGCGGCGGTGCTCTCCTCGGGCGGCACGATCATCCAGGAGACCCGTCACTTCCACGAGGAGGACGGCTCCACGACCTCCGGCCGCATCAAGGACAACGCCGAGGACTACCGGTACTTCCCGGAGCCCGACCTCGTCCCCGTCGCCCCGTCCCGCGAGTGGGTCGAGGAACTGCGCGCCGGACTCCCGGAGCTGCCGCGGCTGCGCCGCAACCGGCTCCGCGAGGAGTGGGGCATCTCCGAGCACGACATGCAGTCGATCCTCAACGCCGACGCCATCGGCCCGATCGTCGCCACCGTCAACGCGGGCGCGGACGCCGCGTCGGCCCGCAAGTGGTGGATGGGCGAGCTGGCCCGCCACGCCAACGAGCAGGGCGTGGAGCTGGGCGCACTGCCGATCACACCGGAGCACGTCGCCCGCGTCACCGAGCTGGTCGCCTCCGGTGACCTGAACGACAAGCTGGCCCGCCAGGTCATCGAGGGCGTTCTGAAGGGCGAGGGCACGCCGGACGAGGTCGTCGAGAAGCGCGGCCTGAAGGTCGTCTCGGACGAGGGCGCCCTTACGGCCGCCGTCGACGAGGCCATCGCCGGCAACGCCGCCATCGCCGAGAAGATCCGCGGCGGCAAGGTCGCGGCGGTCGGCGCCCTGGTCGGCGCGGTCATGAAGGCCACCCGCGGCCAGGCCGACGCGGCCCGCGTCAAGGAACTCATCCTGGAGAAGCTGGGCGTCAGCGAGGGCTGA
- the gatA gene encoding Asp-tRNA(Asn)/Glu-tRNA(Gln) amidotransferase subunit GatA, whose product MTDIIKLTAAEIASKIASGELTAVEVTEAHLARIDAVDEKVHAFLYVDREGALAQARAVDEKRARGEKLGPLAGVPVALKDIFTTEGIPTTVGSKILEGWIPPYDATVTKRLKAADVVILGKTNMDEFAMGSSTENSAFGPTGNPWDLTRIPGGSGGGSAAALAAYEAPLTLGTDTGGSIRQPAAVTGTVGVKPTYGGVSRYGMVAFSSSLDQGGPCARTVLDAALLHEAIAGHDELDSTSIDAPVPPVVEAARNGSVQGMRVGVVKQFRGEGYQAGVVQRFDESVELLKSLGAEIVELDCPTFDLALSAYYLIAPSECSSNLARFDAMRYGLRVGDDGTKSAEDVTALTREAGFGDEVKRRVILGTYALSSGYYDAYYGSAQKVRTLITREFEAAFEQVDVIVSPTTPTTAFPIGERADDPMAMYLADLCTIPSNLAGNSAMSLPCGLAPEDGLPVGLQIIAPAMKDDRLYKVGAAVEAAFVEKWGHPLLEEAPSL is encoded by the coding sequence ATGACGGACATCATCAAGCTCACCGCCGCCGAGATCGCGTCGAAAATCGCCTCCGGCGAGCTGACGGCCGTCGAGGTCACCGAGGCCCACCTGGCCCGCATCGACGCCGTCGACGAGAAGGTGCACGCCTTCCTGTACGTCGACCGCGAGGGCGCCCTCGCGCAGGCCCGCGCCGTCGACGAGAAGCGCGCCAGGGGCGAGAAGCTCGGCCCGCTGGCCGGCGTTCCCGTCGCGCTCAAGGACATCTTCACCACCGAGGGCATCCCGACCACGGTCGGCTCCAAGATCCTCGAGGGCTGGATCCCGCCGTACGACGCGACCGTCACCAAGCGGCTGAAGGCCGCCGACGTCGTCATCCTCGGCAAGACCAACATGGACGAGTTCGCCATGGGGTCCTCCACCGAGAACAGCGCCTTCGGCCCCACCGGCAACCCCTGGGACCTCACCCGCATCCCCGGCGGCTCCGGTGGCGGTTCCGCCGCCGCCCTCGCCGCCTACGAGGCGCCCCTGACCCTCGGCACGGACACCGGCGGCTCCATCCGCCAGCCCGCGGCCGTCACCGGCACGGTCGGCGTCAAGCCCACCTACGGCGGCGTCTCCCGCTACGGCATGGTGGCCTTCTCCAGCTCCCTGGACCAGGGCGGCCCCTGCGCCCGCACCGTCCTCGACGCCGCGCTGCTGCACGAGGCCATCGCCGGCCACGACGAGCTGGACTCGACGTCCATCGACGCCCCGGTCCCGCCGGTCGTCGAGGCCGCGCGCAACGGATCCGTCCAGGGCATGCGCGTAGGCGTCGTCAAGCAGTTCCGCGGAGAGGGCTACCAGGCCGGTGTCGTCCAGCGCTTCGACGAGTCCGTCGAGCTGCTCAAGTCGCTCGGCGCCGAGATCGTCGAGCTGGACTGCCCGACGTTCGACCTGGCACTGTCCGCGTACTACCTGATCGCGCCGTCCGAGTGCTCCTCGAACCTCGCCCGGTTCGACGCCATGCGCTACGGCCTGCGCGTCGGCGACGACGGTACGAAGTCCGCCGAGGACGTCACCGCGCTCACCCGCGAGGCCGGCTTCGGCGACGAGGTCAAGCGCCGCGTCATTCTCGGCACGTACGCGCTCAGCTCCGGCTACTACGACGCGTACTACGGAAGCGCCCAGAAGGTCCGCACGCTCATCACCCGTGAGTTCGAGGCGGCCTTCGAGCAGGTCGACGTGATCGTCTCCCCGACGACCCCGACCACCGCCTTCCCGATCGGGGAGCGCGCCGACGACCCGATGGCGATGTACCTGGCCGACCTGTGCACCATCCCGTCCAACCTGGCGGGCAACTCCGCCATGTCGCTGCCCTGCGGCCTCGCGCCGGAGGACGGCCTGCCCGTCGGACTGCAGATCATCGCCCCCGCCATGAAGGACGACCGCCTGTACAAGGTGGGTGCCGCCGTCGAGGCCGCCTTCGTGGAAAAGTGGGGGCACCCGCTGCTCGAGGAGGCACCGTCGCTGTGA
- a CDS encoding SMI1/KNR4 family protein, which yields MEITARIAAFTDLVGSPPDAAPAVDWAAVEAWLEVPLPADYKALVSAYGPVEVGDGAAAIRLHTPCVSADGRYDYGAWVVETHRHSAIRPGMFTRQRRRFLPEEGGLLALATTAGGDHLFWDTSVSKDPDAWPVVLLTTSIAVGEAEPWVSYEAPLLDVLSAAVRGSAAARDGAAVRTWAPLTGAGPWTPPPRGTYVDARQHAALTEGEGLAAVTALIPPPLAPHLGEGTWEQVFARLGTRLPTDFMALTERYGAGNWSWWLDMPAPLDLDGRFGLAADAEEMLEGYRDLREAHPEYYPMPAWPEPGGFLPFASTIDGDVIGWCAEGEPDEWRAAVHPRHCDQGPPLPGNFTETLLAWLRGDGPATAGFPGLRADQDPLEYMFFEPFGPRGTG from the coding sequence ATGGAGATCACCGCGCGCATCGCCGCCTTCACGGACCTGGTGGGGTCGCCGCCGGACGCCGCGCCCGCCGTCGACTGGGCCGCGGTGGAAGCCTGGCTCGAAGTCCCGCTCCCGGCTGACTACAAGGCGCTGGTGTCGGCGTACGGCCCGGTCGAGGTGGGTGACGGCGCCGCGGCCATCCGCCTGCACACGCCGTGCGTCAGCGCGGACGGGCGGTATGACTACGGGGCCTGGGTGGTCGAGACCCACCGTCACTCCGCGATCCGGCCGGGCATGTTCACCCGGCAGCGGCGCCGCTTCCTGCCCGAGGAGGGCGGCCTCCTCGCCCTCGCCACGACGGCGGGCGGCGACCACCTGTTCTGGGACACCTCGGTCTCGAAGGACCCGGACGCGTGGCCGGTGGTGCTTCTGACCACGTCCATCGCCGTCGGCGAGGCCGAGCCGTGGGTGTCGTACGAGGCCCCGTTGCTGGACGTGCTGTCGGCGGCCGTCCGCGGCAGTGCGGCTGCCCGAGACGGCGCGGCCGTCCGCACCTGGGCGCCGCTGACCGGTGCCGGCCCCTGGACCCCGCCGCCCCGGGGTACGTATGTGGACGCCCGCCAGCACGCCGCGCTCACCGAGGGCGAGGGCCTGGCGGCGGTCACCGCGCTGATACCCCCGCCGCTCGCCCCGCACCTGGGCGAGGGGACCTGGGAGCAGGTCTTCGCCCGGCTCGGCACCCGGCTGCCCACGGACTTCATGGCCCTCACCGAGCGGTACGGCGCGGGGAACTGGAGCTGGTGGCTGGACATGCCCGCGCCGCTGGACCTGGACGGCCGCTTCGGGCTCGCGGCCGACGCCGAGGAGATGCTGGAGGGCTACCGCGACCTGCGCGAGGCGCACCCCGAGTACTACCCCATGCCCGCCTGGCCCGAGCCCGGCGGCTTCCTGCCTTTCGCCTCGACCATCGACGGGGACGTGATCGGCTGGTGCGCCGAGGGTGAGCCCGACGAGTGGCGCGCCGCCGTCCATCCGCGCCACTGCGACCAAGGCCCGCCGCTGCCGGGGAACTTCACCGAGACGCTGCTCGCCTGGCTGCGCGGCGACGGCCCGGCCACCGCCGGCTTCCCCGGGCTGCGCGCGGACCAGGACCCTTTGGAGTACATGTTCTTCGAACCCTTCGGGCCGCGCGGCACCGGGTGA